AGTTTTTTCCCGAATGATTCAAACAGAAGTCGCTTCCCTTTTCCTTTAGTATTAAACCATTCATCGCCTAGGCTACCTACTCCTACTACCAAATTAACGTCCAAAAATGGATCACGACATTCGATGGAAGCTCCCATGGTTGTTCGATCATTTCGGTCATTGAGCGTATATAAATGAGTATGCTGCTCCAAATACAATAATTGCCTCAATGGATTACTAGGATACAATTCCTTAGCTTCTTTCAAAATCCGCTCACGATACGAAATCCTAAGGTTTGATTCTGAAAACCCCAATTCTGAAAAATCTGATAGAAAATGTTCATTACTATTGGACATCAACTGAAAATCTTCCCCGCCCATCGCTAGGTATCTTTTCATTTTTTTCAATCGGTCAGATTTAAGCAGAGAATTGGGTAAGAAAGGAAGAATTTGAAGGAATTGATATCGTATTCTGGAGTCATGTACTTTATATCGCACGTAGCCTCCCAATACTTCATCTGCTCCTTCCCCACTCAACAATACTTTCACCTTTTTTCTAGCCTTTTCTGATAAGCCGAGCAAATGCCCATCTTGCAAATGCATCAAGGGCTCATCGTGGTTTGAAATGGCTCGTTTGACCAAATTGAGTAGATTTTCTCCCCTAAACTCAAACGTATGAAAGTCAACCCCAAGGCTTTCAGAAAAACTCTTGGCCAAATTTGATTCATCAAATTTGTAATTGGAAATCGAAACATTCCAGGCACTTACATCCTTGAATCCTTGATGAACTTGGCTATATAACACTGAACTGGAATCTAAACCTCCACTCAGGAGAGTACCCACCGGGACATCCGACACCATCCTGTAGGCAATGGATTGGTTGAAGGATTCCTCAAACCACTCTAAAGGATTGGAAATGGTCGATTGATTTTTAATCGATTCGCCTAAATGAAACCATCGGTGGATTTGAGTTTTTGAAGTACCTAGGTCAATCTGCATGTAATGTCCTGGCAGGAGTCTATTTACATCATTAAAAACTGTAGTCTCACCGGATGTATATCTATAGAATAATAATTCAGTCAAAGATTCCTGACGAATTGATTTTTGCACGCCTGAAGTAAAAATACTTTTAGGCTCGCTACCGAAAACAAGTTGGTCTTTGGATTGAAAGTAAAAAAGAGGCTTAACTCCAAAGCGATCTCTCACTAAGAAGAGTTTTTCGCCTTTTTTGTCCCAAAATGCAAAAGCAAAAAATCCTCTTAATCTCGGCAATACCTTCACTCCATATTCCATCAGAAGATAAAGTAGCACTTCGGTATCAGAGGAAGAATGAAAGGAATACCCCTTGGACTTAAGCTCAGGATAAAACTCTCTGTAATTGAATATTTCCCCGTTGAAGACTAGTACAAAATCCTTATCCTGGCTGAAAAAAGGCTGATTCCCAGCATCAGATAAGTCGATAATAGAAAGTCTCCTATGGACAAGACCTACATTTGAATACATGTAGGTTCCCATCGCATCCGGTCCTCTATGAGCGATCGAATCCCCCATCGCATTTAGGGTGTTTTGGGAAATTTCTTGATTATTAAATTTTAAAATTCCGGCAATTCCGCACATGAAGAATTTGTGTTAAAGTATCCTATGAGAGGTGAGAAATAAAATCTCTGAGCTTCCCACCTTGCTCTCTAAAATTGTGGTTTTCGATCAGCGAAATTTCCAAATCATGAAAATACGCCTTCGATTCTTCAAAAATTAATCTTTCGATGTCAGGGGTAATTGGCTCCTTTAACCAAATCTGAAGTTTCCCCTTTTCATATTGGTGAGCCTGAAAATCAATTTTTAATCCTTGATTAAAATAGATGTTTTTGAAAATGTAATACAAGGTTAAACTCGGATAATTTCTGTTTTCACCTAAAATCTTTTTACCAATTCGACCTGTCACTTCTCGAATAACGGGGCTTTTCATTCCGCAGCTACATTGAAAGGAGCTGGGTTCCAGTTCTATTTGATCGCCTAGCTTGTAGCGGATAGATGGAAATGAAAAGGATTGTAAGTTGGTAACTACAATACCCAAATCTTCAGGATCTTGCTCTACAAAAACCCCTTCCATATTGATATGCATGCTTCCCTGAGGGCATTCAAAGGCTATGATTCCTGACTCTGTGGAGCCATATTCATTGGTGATTTTAGTCCCATAAACCTTCTTGGCAATATCCTGATAATGCGCAAATACCTTCTCAGAAGTACCTTTCACCAACTTCAATTGATCAAATTTGACCTTTTTGTCTTCCATCAGACAGGCTAACTCATAAATCATCGAGCTATACCCTTCAATAATTTCGACTTCTTGCAGACTTGTTTCCAGCTTTTTGAGTTTTGCCGGATCATAATCAAACAGGCGAAACCTATTCACTGAAAAATCAAGTAGTCGGAGTTTTAACCGTTTTAAGGTCGCCGTATTATATCCCCAAAAATACAACTTACGGTCCCAAGGAGTTGCGTTATACCAACTATACCCTCTCCAAATCGCAGCCCTATTAAAGGAATCCCAAGATTCATCCCGATGGAAAGTCAAGATTTCCCCTGAAGTCCCTGAAGTTTCTACAAAAAACCTTTTTTCAAAAAAGGAAGCTGGGGTGTGAATATCATCATTGAATTGAATCAGATCAGATTTTTCAGTGTAAGGAACGGTCTGAAATCCCCTTAAGGACCAATCGTCAATTGGATTGAATCCTACTTCTTCAAATCTCCGCTTGTAAAATGGACTATGCTGAAAAGCAAATATGGAAATTGCCTTGAGCCTTTCCTGATTTAGTTCATTGAGTTCCTCAAAAGACAAATTTTCAGTGGCTTTTAAGGAAGTATAATGTTGAAAAATAGATGGGTTTCGACGTTTAGCTCCTTTGAAAAAGAGCCATTTATGAAACTGTCCCATTTAATCAGGCATTAATTTGTTTAGGTAAAAACAATGCTTGATATCGGTCCCATATCCTTTTCATATTTTGGTCTAAATCAACATTCTGATCGATATAGGTTCTATTTTCAAGGACAGCAGATTGAAAACTTTCAGGTTTTTCGAGGTAATTCAAGATGGCTATAGCAATTTCCTCCGGCTGATTTACCCCTACCAAAAACCCGTTCTTACCATTTTCAATAAAGGCTCTTGTCCCTGGAAGATCCGTGACGATCGGAAAACAACCCGATGCCATTGCTTCAAAAAGAGATGCAGAAACTCCCTCCGTCTCGGGAACAGAAATATACATACTTGCCCTTGAAAGTAAATCAGGAAGATCCTCGTTGGGAATTCTACCTGTAAACTCAACTTGCTCTGTCAGATTTAAGTCAATTGCCATCTGCTCCAAATTTGGCATCAAGTTCCCATCCCCTACGATAATCACCTTGATATCTATATTTTTCTCTTTCAAAATCACCAAGGCATCCAAGATGTCAGAATGGTTGTAGACCGAAGTCAAGGACCTGGTTACCACGGCGAGCTTTCTATCTTTTTCTGGAAAATCAAAAAATCGGTATTTAGATAAGTCAATCCCTTTAGGCATGATTAAAATTTTATCTGGATTGGCTCCTGATTCAAGCATGGCAGGTACCATCACATCCCCCCAGGCATGGATCAAATCTGCTTTTTGATAGGCCTGCCTTTGAAAAAATGGCTTAATCATCAGTGAGAATTCAGTTAAAGGCCAAATATCAGTTATCCCTTGTTGAGCGACTACTCTTCGTTTTGCGTTAACAAAAATAGCGAAGAAACCATAACTTGTTGATCGTTCGGCAAGCACCAAATCATAGGATTTTTTCAGATTGGTGATGAGTATTTTAAAGAGGAAAAAGAGGAACATAAAAATCCTACCTGTTCTAGTTTTGGTGGATTTTACTTCTAAAGTTTCGATTTGAAGTCCTGACACTTTTTCGATTCCTTTAATCCAAGTCTGAGCGTCCGCACGATACGTTTCCCCTAGGAAAAGAATTTTTTTTGGAAGTTTATTTTTCAAGTCTTTCTAAATCTAAGTTGCCAATAACAGGGTTGGGTTTCCAATTTAATTCCCTGACTGCCTTTGAATCGTCAAAGGTTAAAGATGATTTTAATTTTTCAAGCCTATAAGTATTTAATGGGAATTTTGTCATCCTATCCCCAAACTTCGCCGCCCATTTGATAGGTTGAATAGGTAAAGTTTTGATGTTGGAGGAAAAATAGTTTGCCAAATACTCTTCCAATTCAACTAAAGAGGGATTGATTCCATCAGTAAGATTGTAAACTCCAGGCCTATATTTTATCTCAGCGACAAGTTTGGCCACATCAGATGCTAACACCATTGATTTTTGGGGATTTACACCTTTGATTCTAAAGTAAAAACCTTTTCGAATTGCATGAATCATTGCTTTTAGATTTCCTTGAACCTTTACCACTCCTGCCACCAAGGGTAACCTTAGAATGGTTAAGGAGATATTCCACTCCGCACAGAAATCAGCGATTAGTCGCTCAGCTTCCCATTTACTCTGCCCATAGGGGGTCGTAGGTTGAGGGACATATTCCTCCGAAATACCAATTCCTTGATCCAAACCATACACAGCCACAGTGCTAATGAAGATAAAATCCTTAGGTTTTTCAGGCATTGCGGCAATTCCCAAAAGTAGATTTTTTGTTCCTTGAACATTTACTTTAAAAAACTGATTCTTCTCAATTTCTGATTTTGGGACTCGATGAGCAAAACCAGCAGCATGGATTACTTTCGAAAGAGAAGGTAATTTGGGGATTTCAGAGGCTAAATCGATTTGAATTTGGTTGGATTTGCCTCTGCCCAAGGTGATCAATTCATCACCAAATTCTTGAGAAATGTACCCGCCTAAAAACCCGGATGCTCCTGTAAGTAAAACTTGTTTACTCATAAAGATTCCATTGCCTTGATGTACTCTTCACTCAATTTTGAGCGATCAAATCTATTCTCAGCCAACCTTCGGGCATTCTTTCCCATTCTTTCAGCCTCCTCAGGAAAATCGATCATCAACTCAAATGCCTTTGCAAAGTCATGAGGACTTTGTGGATCAACATTAATTCCACATTGAGTATGATTGACCATTTCAAAAATCCAGCCTTTCGTAGATTGAATTACAGGCACGCCAGCAGATAAAGAGTCAAAGAGCTTATTTGGGGAATTGGTATGCAATACCGGTAAATCTTTAAAGGTCACTAGGCTTGCCCGAGCATGAGCAAACCATTTTACCACATCTACTTTTGGGATTAATCCTAAAAATTCAACTTGTTCTTTTAATCCGTACTTATCTACCAGCTGAATAAGAAGCGGTTTTTCTGCCCCATCTCCAATAAACTTAAATCTATAATCCTTCCTTTTTAGAAGATGAAGTCCGTTCAAAATCTGACTACAATCATCCATTAATCCCAAGGATCCTGCATAAATAAACAGCGGTAATTCGGAAGATGAAGCTTGATCAGAATTTGGTTTAAACAGGTCTAAATCTGCAGAATTCGAAATAGTGAGGGTATTTGCCGAAGGCAACACATCAAGCACTCCCTGAGTCATTCCTGGAGAGCAAGTCACAATCAAATCCGAGTTCCGGTAAATCAATTTTTCAAATTTCAGTGCAAGTTTCTGAATAAATCCATTTTGCAACTTCCCTAACTCAATACCTCCCTTTGGCCACAAATCCCTGACTTCAAATACAAATTTTTTTCTTCTAAGAATCTTTGCTAGTAAACCAGGAATGGCGGTTGTAATTGGTCCCGAACTTGAAATCACGCAATCCGTAGGTTCAGTTAGCGCAAAATACACGGATACAAGCGCAAACCTCAAGGCGTTCCAGGCTCTTTTGAAAAATGAATCTTTATTGGAATCAGGAGAATTGATGACAATCAATTCCACTCCTTCGATCGTCTGTCTATGAATAAAGCCTTTAGCTCGAATATCAGATTTGTAATATGGAGAAGTAATGACAGTAACCTGATGACCTCGGCTTACCCATCTTCGAGTAAATTCGTAATATCTGGTACTCCAGCCTCCCTTTGGTGTTCCGAAGTATTGATAAAAAACCAAAATTCTCATGTTCAATTAGGAGAGCTTAGTGGGATTTTTTCTTCCGCCTCCTTCTTTTTAGCAATATTCGAATTCGTTCTTTCAAACACGGTAAGCATACTCAGACCGATCATCAATGGAGAAACGAAAGTTCTCATGGCCGCATGGAAACTCGTAAACAAACCAACGGCATACATGGCAAATAAAAGGCCTGCAATTGCCGGATTGAGACTTGATCGCAAAACTTTAAACCCATAATAGGAGAGCAAAATAAAGTAGGCTAAACCAAATAGACCGTGTTCGGCAAAAAGCCGGCTGAGTTCTACGTGCGCTACCACCCCTTTCATTCTATCCCGCATGTAGCGGGATGCTGCCACTCCAACTCCAGTAACAGGATGGTCAGCCCATAATTCAAGATCACCAAGAAATATATCTAAGCGGCCTGAGGTAATGATATTTAAACTTTTCTCCTTAATCCCCGCATAGGTTCCTGCTGTTTCACCTTGGTAACGCAAAATAAGTAAGCCATCGGTCAGTCGATTGACAATAAAAAAAGAGCCTATAATTAACAGAAAAGCGGGGATCAGGTACTTTCCTATTCTGACTAATCGATACTTGATTATTTCCTTTGCATTTGCTTTTCTGAGATAATATAACACCACAAAAATTCCCAAAAATCCAGTCATCATCCCTCCTCTTGAAAAGGTAAGAAGACCTTGAATCGTGAACAACATCAGAAGCGCCGTATCCAACATACGATATCCTGAAAGCCTCCACTTATTAATCCAAAATATAAAGACAAAAAAAGCTGCCAGACCCAATCCAGTCGAAACCTGATTAGAACCAAAACCACCTGCCACCGCAGAATTTGCACTCAAATTAAATTCTACATCTTGGATGTCTGGAGTTCTAAAAATGGCAAATGAAAACACAGCCACCATCGGATAGATCATCAATCTTAAATAGTGGAGCATCATAAACTTTGACACTCTTTTTCCTTTGAAGAAAAGAATAGCCAATGCCGTATTCATTGGGCCCATGAAATTGAAAATCACATCCAGAAAAGATACCTCTCCGGATTTCTCAATGAATAAGCTTGGAATCAAAAGCACAACCATCCAAAATGCTGGCCATGCGGTAGTTTTGTACTTTAAAATTCCCCCTACCAGGAGAAGAAAAAGTAAATATTTCCCCATTTCATAAGGAATAAAAGGGGATGATTGAGCCATCCGTGCAATGATTTCAAAGGCGATGACATAAACCAATAAGCCGATATACACTGTGACTGGAGCTTTTGGTCTCAGCAATACAATTAGCGATGAAAATAAGACCAAATAAAACCATCCAATGAGTACAAAGGGGGTAAAAATAGAAATCAAACCCAGTATAAAATGGATTGAAATCAAAAAGACAGGGCTCTTTATTTTAAGAAAATACTTAATCAATTCTCATGGATTTAAACTTGACTTTGCGAATTCAAAAACTTCGCTAGACTAATTTTTACTCCTCTTTTTTCAGGACTTCATTTTTAATCGATTCAACAATTTAATATGCCAATCTTTTGCCATACACGGCTTTTCGATCAAGACGTAAAATAGACCTGAAATAAGCATTAATCCCGCTAAAACCGGAAAAAGAAATATCCAAAAATTGGTGGAGTATTCATCGCCAACCACAAACTTTTGGACAAACTGAGAGGTCAACCCAAAAAATGGAAGATGGATCAAATAAATAGAATAACACATCCCTCCGACTAAATACACTCCAGGAATCGTTAAAAATCGATTAAAGATAATGGACTTGAATGCAGAGATGAAAAGAAAAAACATAGCGACATTAAAACCTACCTGATTTAAAAACTGGGCTTGGGGCTTATATCCTAAAAAAATTCCTAGAAGACTTATTCCTGCTACTAAATCCCAAAAGATGGATTTTTTTTCAAGCCAAGTTTTTTGAGTTAGGTAGACATAAGCAAATCCAATCCCTACCATGAAATGGCTGAAAAATCCTGAAATATTGGCCATCATGCCATATGTACCTTGGCTCAAATAAACCCCTCGAAGGTAGATTGAACCAAAAAACAAGATCAACCCTAACCCTAAAGCCAGCCATTTAGGCCTTTTTTTGGACAAGGCAAATGCTGCTAAGAAAGGAATCAAAATGTAAAACTGAACCTCGGTCTCTAAGCTCCAAGTCACAGGATTGATCACCGAATATTCATTGAAAATGGGCGTATGAACATAAAATACAGTGGCTAAGAAATGGGGCAGAAGTTCTTTAAATGACCCATCAAGCACAACTAGATGCACCAAGAAAAACCCAAAAACGGCAATCAGGAAAGGAGGTTCTAAGCGGGTCAAGCGACGGACAAAATAATTTTTCAGCCCAACTTTGGGTCCCTTAAACCAGTAATAATTGAAAAATGGAATACTTAGGATAAACCCACTGATGGCAAAGAATAATTTGACTCCAAAGTCCATTCTAGAAAGCCACCAGCCGGCAGTATCGATTCCATCTGTTGCCACATCCATGATCACCGATCCGTCCAATTGCCTCCAAAGCAAATAATGGAAGTGGAAAATCACTACGGTGCCAATAGCCAAAAACCGCATTCCATCTATCTCAGGAATAAAGTTTTTGGAGGAAGTTGATCTTCGAAATGTTTTTATCCAAAAGTTCATACCGCTGACACGAATGATGAATAGGCTGAAAAGAAAGCAGCAGAGCCATATTCGACTTCAATTTTTTGTTTTAAAGCCCTTCCTTTTTCTTCTCCATGGTCAGAAGATCCGAGTAATTTCTCCATTGCATCAGCAAGTGAAGGAGCATCTGAGGGAGGAATCAGGTAGCCATATTGATCCGAAGAAATCACCTTATCACAATCACCGACTTGGGTACAAATGACTGGAAGAGCTGCAAGACCATATTCCAACAATGCCACAGGCAGCCCTTCCGAATCGGAAGACAGTATGCCTGCATGACAGCAGGCCAAATAATCTTCAACTTGCAAGGAGGGGCCTTTCACAAGGATAAAATCGGATAAATTTTCCTCCTTTATTCGATTTAGGATAGATTCGTAAAGCTCCTTTTCGACGATTTCCCCAACCATTACCACCTCGAAATCTTTCCTTCTTTCCTTTAACAAGGCTACTGCTTGAATCAAATTGAAATGATTTTTTTGAGCTCTAAAATTAGCCAGATGGAGAAAGGTAAACTTGGTATTTTTGGTTGTTTTGGGGAGAATTAGAAATGGAAAATTTTTTAAGGTAATAATTTGTTCAGGCTTAAGTGGAAGATTTCCCCTCCAGTAAGAAGTCAATTTATCATTGACAGTAATTACTTTATCAATCCACTTAGATAAAGGTACCATCTCCTTTCTCGGATATTGATCCAATTGATCACTAAGACCAAAATGGTCATGCCATACCAATTGAAATTTACCTGAGAGAATTTTTATCCCTATGGCCCAAAAAACAGAGGTGCTATGGGCATGAAAAATTTGGGGTCTAAACTTCCTGACCAGTTTCAACAACCTCATAAAAGCTCCGAAGTCAAATGAGTTTTTCTTTTCTAAAAAGTGAAGGTTGATTTCTCTTGGAACTTTACTAGACATTCCTCCCGAGCGCCGACTAACTACTAAATGACTTTCAAAACCTTGATCAGCCATCACTTTTGCAATATTGATGCTCATACGCTCGGTTCCTCCCATTTCAAGGGTATCGACCATTTGAAAAAATACTTTACTCAATTTTGAATCAATTTTTTGATTTCTGATTTGAATTGTTCCATGGTGAATTGCCTTGACCAATCCATGGCTTCCTGACTCAATTGGTTATATCGATCAGGATTTTGCAGGAGGTTTACGATTTCATTGCACATCTTTTTAGGGTCAGGTTCAACCAAAACTCCTCGACTACCTTGACCGATCATCTCAGGGACACAGGAAACTCGCGTAGTAATGGGAATACACCCCCAAAACATTGCCTCTGCAACCGCCTTTGGCCATCCTTCACTGGAGGAAGCAAACAACAAAAAGTGAGAGGTTGCATATTCGTCCTTCAATTGATCGGCTTTGACATTACCATGCAAGTGGATTACCTCTTGTAAAGAATTGTCCAGGGCAAATCGCTCAATTTTTTCCCTTTCCGGTCCTTCGCCATATAACTGTAAGGAACAGTCAATTCCTTGCTGCTTCAGAAAAAAAACAGTTTGGCAGCTCACGAGAGGATTTTTTCCAGAACTCAAAGTCCCAACAAAGATAAGTTTCAAAGGACCAAGCAAGGGTCTTGGAGGTGTGTTCTTTACTTCCTTTTCAAAATAAGTTGCCGTGAAAAACGGCTTAAGATTTCGATTATTAGGCTGCCAATCTCCATAGACAAGAACATTCATGTTTTTGGTAAGGGCCTGATTGGACAAGAGCTTTTGTTGAAGGCGGTAGCTGAATGGCTGTAAACTAGAAGGGTCCCAGTTCCCGGCATATTTGGCTGTCTTCTTTTTACCGGGAAAGAATATCTGTGCAAAGGAAGCAACCAACCCCATGTTTCCAGGACATCTTAAATGCAGATGATCCGCCCTTCTCATTTCTTTGAATACAGTCAGGAAGATGCCAGGTAAATGAAGGGCCGTTTGAAATCGTGACTTCCAAGTCAATAAATTAATAGGAGGAACTTCAACAAATCGAAGAGATGGATGGATATAGGGTAAATCTATCGGATTTAGAGTTTGCTCTGGTAGCAATGGTGCCACGACAACCACCTCCGTAACAAACTCAAACCACAAATTCATTTCCTTAACATAAGGTCCGTAACCAAAATATTGGCCATTGTGAAGCTTATGTTCGACATGAGTAAGTATTAAAAATTTCAAACCGTGAGAATTAGGAGAGAGTGGAAAAAGTTTATTTCTATTGTTTAAAGAAGGGAAGTATAAAAGGAAATGTTCTTTTCTAGAATATGAACGATGTTAAATTGACCATTTACCTTTCGGCATCCATTGATAGCCCTCCTTTTCATTTCATCTTCATGATCAAAAATATCAGCCAACTTTTCGGAAATATCTTTCGGGTCCCAAGGATTACAAAGCCAGCCAGATTCCCCATGCTCAACCACTTCTGGTCCAGGGCCCGTCTCGGTATAAAGTACCGCTCTCTGTGTTGCCATTGCTTCTGGTGCTACTAGCCCTAAAGTTTCGATATGCGAAGGAAAGGCACAGACATGGGCTGAGGCATAGATTTCAGGTAAGGATTTCTGATCCACTGGACCATGAAATTCCAAGTGCTCCATAATTTTTTCAGGGATGGATGCAATGAGTTTCTCCTTGTAAGAACGTCCTTCCGAATCCATCCAATCCCGCCCATAAATATGAAGTTTAAGTAATGGATATTTTTCGATGAGATATTCAAGAGAAAGAACCAATTGTCGAATACCTTTTTTCTCAATTAGGGTTCCTGCAAATACAACTTTGAATGGAATTATTTTCTCAAAAGGCTCTGGCTTAAACCGCTGCAGGGCAATAGGGTACATGATCACATCCAAGGGACGGCCCTTCATGTTTAACAGTTTACCGGTGTGATTTACCACGTATTGAGAGACGCCAATAAAACCATCTGCCTTGGAAAACGAGCGCTTTTCCTGAAAGGCTTTCCACCGATTCACAGAGCGTCGCTCACCTTCTGCAAAAAAATGATGACCACCATGAAGTCGAATGACATATCGAATTCCTGAAAGCTTAGATATAAAAGCTAAGCCCAACTCGGAACTTTCTACGATATCGATGGGATTTTGCAGATGGATATGCTTGAGCTGTGTATTGATTGCTTTAAAATTATAATGCCAAGCCAATCCCTTTATCTTAGAAAATGCAACGTAATGGATTTGAACCCCTTCCCGTTGTACTATCTTAGATTTACCAGAAGTACCATTGATCACGGATACCTGATGTCCAGCTGCTACCAATGCAGGACAGATTACTCCCAAAAAGCTTCCAATTCCACCATGGGGTTCACCCGGAACAGGATATTCATTAGTGAGGTAACAAATGTGCATGGGTAGATGATTAAATTTTAAGATATCTAGCAGGCTGTTGAATTTTATTAATCAAACCTGACCTAGGTTGAAATTTGAAAAACCCAT
Above is a window of Algoriphagus sanaruensis DNA encoding:
- the asnB gene encoding asparagine synthase (glutamine-hydrolyzing); translated protein: MCGIAGILKFNNQEISQNTLNAMGDSIAHRGPDAMGTYMYSNVGLVHRRLSIIDLSDAGNQPFFSQDKDFVLVFNGEIFNYREFYPELKSKGYSFHSSSDTEVLLYLLMEYGVKVLPRLRGFFAFAFWDKKGEKLFLVRDRFGVKPLFYFQSKDQLVFGSEPKSIFTSGVQKSIRQESLTELLFYRYTSGETTVFNDVNRLLPGHYMQIDLGTSKTQIHRWFHLGESIKNQSTISNPLEWFEESFNQSIAYRMVSDVPVGTLLSGGLDSSSVLYSQVHQGFKDVSAWNVSISNYKFDESNLAKSFSESLGVDFHTFEFRGENLLNLVKRAISNHDEPLMHLQDGHLLGLSEKARKKVKVLLSGEGADEVLGGYVRYKVHDSRIRYQFLQILPFLPNSLLKSDRLKKMKRYLAMGGEDFQLMSNSNEHFLSDFSELGFSESNLRISYRERILKEAKELYPSNPLRQLLYLEQHTHLYTLNDRNDRTTMGASIECRDPFLDVNLVVGVGSLGDEWFNTKGKGKRLLFESFGKKLPSYLQDHPKIGFSIPWERYFLDRDDFREVYEQLPNSELLQVSPFNLFDIKSLMRDFEKGDKSKLSIIKQLFFLSLWYQVQFGK
- a CDS encoding NAD-dependent epimerase/dehydratase family protein — translated: MSKQVLLTGASGFLGGYISQEFGDELITLGRGKSNQIQIDLASEIPKLPSLSKVIHAAGFAHRVPKSEIEKNQFFKVNVQGTKNLLLGIAAMPEKPKDFIFISTVAVYGLDQGIGISEEYVPQPTTPYGQSKWEAERLIADFCAEWNISLTILRLPLVAGVVKVQGNLKAMIHAIRKGFYFRIKGVNPQKSMVLASDVAKLVAEIKYRPGVYNLTDGINPSLVELEEYLANYFSSNIKTLPIQPIKWAAKFGDRMTKFPLNTYRLEKLKSSLTFDDSKAVRELNWKPNPVIGNLDLERLEK
- a CDS encoding glycosyltransferase, with the translated sequence MSKVFFQMVDTLEMGGTERMSINIAKVMADQGFESHLVVSRRSGGMSSKVPREINLHFLEKKNSFDFGAFMRLLKLVRKFRPQIFHAHSTSVFWAIGIKILSGKFQLVWHDHFGLSDQLDQYPRKEMVPLSKWIDKVITVNDKLTSYWRGNLPLKPEQIITLKNFPFLILPKTTKNTKFTFLHLANFRAQKNHFNLIQAVALLKERRKDFEVVMVGEIVEKELYESILNRIKEENLSDFILVKGPSLQVEDYLACCHAGILSSDSEGLPVALLEYGLAALPVICTQVGDCDKVISSDQYGYLIPPSDAPSLADAMEKLLGSSDHGEEKGRALKQKIEVEYGSAAFFSAYSSFVSAV
- a CDS encoding acyltransferase family protein encodes the protein MNFWIKTFRRSTSSKNFIPEIDGMRFLAIGTVVIFHFHYLLWRQLDGSVIMDVATDGIDTAGWWLSRMDFGVKLFFAISGFILSIPFFNYYWFKGPKVGLKNYFVRRLTRLEPPFLIAVFGFFLVHLVVLDGSFKELLPHFLATVFYVHTPIFNEYSVINPVTWSLETEVQFYILIPFLAAFALSKKRPKWLALGLGLILFFGSIYLRGVYLSQGTYGMMANISGFFSHFMVGIGFAYVYLTQKTWLEKKSIFWDLVAGISLLGIFLGYKPQAQFLNQVGFNVAMFFLFISAFKSIIFNRFLTIPGVYLVGGMCYSIYLIHLPFFGLTSQFVQKFVVGDEYSTNFWIFLFPVLAGLMLISGLFYVLIEKPCMAKDWHIKLLNRLKMKS
- a CDS encoding glycosyltransferase family 4 protein encodes the protein MRILVFYQYFGTPKGGWSTRYYEFTRRWVSRGHQVTVITSPYYKSDIRAKGFIHRQTIEGVELIVINSPDSNKDSFFKRAWNALRFALVSVYFALTEPTDCVISSSGPITTAIPGLLAKILRRKKFVFEVRDLWPKGGIELGKLQNGFIQKLALKFEKLIYRNSDLIVTCSPGMTQGVLDVLPSANTLTISNSADLDLFKPNSDQASSSELPLFIYAGSLGLMDDCSQILNGLHLLKRKDYRFKFIGDGAEKPLLIQLVDKYGLKEQVEFLGLIPKVDVVKWFAHARASLVTFKDLPVLHTNSPNKLFDSLSAGVPVIQSTKGWIFEMVNHTQCGINVDPQSPHDFAKAFELMIDFPEEAERMGKNARRLAENRFDRSKLSEEYIKAMESL
- a CDS encoding glycosyltransferase family 4 protein gives rise to the protein MKNKLPKKILFLGETYRADAQTWIKGIEKVSGLQIETLEVKSTKTRTGRIFMFLFFLFKILITNLKKSYDLVLAERSTSYGFFAIFVNAKRRVVAQQGITDIWPLTEFSLMIKPFFQRQAYQKADLIHAWGDVMVPAMLESGANPDKILIMPKGIDLSKYRFFDFPEKDRKLAVVTRSLTSVYNHSDILDALVILKEKNIDIKVIIVGDGNLMPNLEQMAIDLNLTEQVEFTGRIPNEDLPDLLSRASMYISVPETEGVSASLFEAMASGCFPIVTDLPGTRAFIENGKNGFLVGVNQPEEIAIAILNYLEKPESFQSAVLENRTYIDQNVDLDQNMKRIWDRYQALFLPKQINA
- a CDS encoding phenylacetate--CoA ligase family protein — translated: MGQFHKWLFFKGAKRRNPSIFQHYTSLKATENLSFEELNELNQERLKAISIFAFQHSPFYKRRFEEVGFNPIDDWSLRGFQTVPYTEKSDLIQFNDDIHTPASFFEKRFFVETSGTSGEILTFHRDESWDSFNRAAIWRGYSWYNATPWDRKLYFWGYNTATLKRLKLRLLDFSVNRFRLFDYDPAKLKKLETSLQEVEIIEGYSSMIYELACLMEDKKVKFDQLKLVKGTSEKVFAHYQDIAKKVYGTKITNEYGSTESGIIAFECPQGSMHINMEGVFVEQDPEDLGIVVTNLQSFSFPSIRYKLGDQIELEPSSFQCSCGMKSPVIREVTGRIGKKILGENRNYPSLTLYYIFKNIYFNQGLKIDFQAHQYEKGKLQIWLKEPITPDIERLIFEESKAYFHDLEISLIENHNFREQGGKLRDFISHLS
- a CDS encoding O-antigen ligase family protein produces the protein MLRPKAPVTVYIGLLVYVIAFEIIARMAQSSPFIPYEMGKYLLFLLLVGGILKYKTTAWPAFWMVVLLIPSLFIEKSGEVSFLDVIFNFMGPMNTALAILFFKGKRVSKFMMLHYLRLMIYPMVAVFSFAIFRTPDIQDVEFNLSANSAVAGGFGSNQVSTGLGLAAFFVFIFWINKWRLSGYRMLDTALLMLFTIQGLLTFSRGGMMTGFLGIFVVLYYLRKANAKEIIKYRLVRIGKYLIPAFLLIIGSFFIVNRLTDGLLILRYQGETAGTYAGIKEKSLNIITSGRLDIFLGDLELWADHPVTGVGVAASRYMRDRMKGVVAHVELSRLFAEHGLFGLAYFILLSYYGFKVLRSSLNPAIAGLLFAMYAVGLFTSFHAAMRTFVSPLMIGLSMLTVFERTNSNIAKKKEAEEKIPLSSPN